In Thermanaerothrix sp., the DNA window ACCAGCCGGCTCCAACGGTTGATCAGTCGGGACCTCACTGGCTCCACGGTGTACCTGACCTCCCATCGGGAAGGGGACCCCTTAAAACCGGTCACCAATACCCCGCCGATCTGGGACGTCCGCTCCACGTGCAAACCGCAACAGGCCACCCGATCGTAATCGCCGAGACTTACCACCCTAACTAAGTCCGGCATGTCCATCTGCAACCGCTCCCAGTTGGCCTTGAGGGACTCATCCCGCAAGGCATCCTCTCCGCTGAGCTCCTCTATCCGCACCGTTAGGTCCCTAGCTATGACCCAGTTGGCCTCGTCCTCCGCAAGCCAAAGCTTATCCCACGTAAGTTCCTCCGGATAGTCCAGGGTTATTAACCCCTCCTCATCGGCGATGTTAACCTTGAAGACCCTGAGACCCTGAAAGTTCCTCTCCAAGGCCCTGGACAAGGCGTGCTCCCCGGAGTGCATCCGAGCAACCCAATCCCGCCACTCAATGTCCACCTGGATTTGAACCTCCGCCCCCGGCACCACACGGTCTAACGATCCCTCAAGCACCTTCGCGGTTATAACCGCCTCGTCTGCCTTGCCGCGGCAATCCACCACCTCAAGGTTGAAACCGTCCCCCCTTATAAAACCCCTGCCGCCGGGCTGCCCTCCGCCGGCCAGGTGAAAGGGGTTGGGGTCCAATGACACGAAAAGCAACTCCCCCTTGGACTCCACGGAACTTATGACCCCGTTCAACACTCACTCCCCCTCTCCAACCGTGGGAAGCACCCGAAAGCCCTCCTGCTCCCCCACGGCTTCCAACGGTACCTCCCGGCACTCGAAACGCTCCACCCGGGCCCAGGGGGGCCCCTGCTCAATCAGCCCGCAAAGGGCCTCCACCGCCGACGGCTTCCCAACCAACAGGGCCTCCACCGACTCAAGTCCCACGTTCCTCACAAAGCCTCTCACCCCCATGGCCAGGGCCTTCATCTGAACAAACCGTCTAAACCCCACGCCCTGGACATGGCCGGTAACTAAAACCCTCCGGGCCACCACATGTTCCCTTTGGGAAAACTCATCCTGGAAGTCCACCACCCAAACACCTCCACGGGGCTGATCCACCAAGGGCTGCATAACGCTCCGCCACGTTCTCCTACACGACGAACCAGTTGAAGATCATACGCAAGACCGGATCTATAGCGCAAGGGCATGGAAGCCGCAAACCATGGGCTCTGCGGTTGCGGCGTGAAAGGGTTATAATCCTCGTAATGCTCAGAGGAGGAAACCATGGGCCGGGATCTTAAGGGAGTACAATGGCCAAGATGACGGTCCTGTTATCCAAAGCCTCGGCGATTTTGGCAAATGGCTGAAGCGTGGGTATACAAAGCCCGCCTTAAGCGTTAAGGGCTGATGACGTATGGAGCCGCTAAGTCAAGATTTTTCTAGTATCCGGTGAAGCAGTTTTATCCAGGAGGTGACCCAGGCAAAGATGGCTGATCTCATGTCGCATAAGGCCAAGGCCGATGAGGTGCTGGCGGAGGGCGTGGCCCAGAAGCTTCGAGGCAGGGGGTTCCAGGCGTGGGTGGTAAGGGATGCCCAGGAGGCGTTGGCCAAGGTGCTTGAGCTGGTGCCCGAAGGGGCGTCGGTAGGCATACCTGGGAGCGTAACCATAAGGCAGATAGGTCTTCCCGAGGCACTGGACAGGCGGGGCAACCGGGTCATTCACCACTGGAAAGAGATGACGCCGGAGGAGCGCAAGAGGGTTCTTGTGGAGGAGATATGCGCCGACGTGTTCCTGTCCAGCGTCAACGCCCTCTCACAAGAGGGGCTCATCGTGAACGTTGACGGCACGGGCAACCGCGTGGCGGGCATCTCCTTCGGCCCCGGCAAGCTGATCCTGGTAGCGGGGATCAACAAGATAACCTGGGACCTGGAATCAGCCCTTAAGCGAGCTAAGGCCTCCGCGGCCCCCAACGGGCTAAGGCTGAACTCTTCGGTACCGTGCGCCAAGACCGGGACCTGCGTGGACTGCCAAGTACCGGATAGGATGTGTCGGGTGGTGTCCATACTTGAGAGGTGTCCCGCCGGAAGGGATGCCCACGTTATAATCGTCCTCCAGGAACTGGGATACTGAACGGCTGCATCAAGTGCCACCGAGCCCAGCTCCGGTCCTCATGGATCACGAACGCAAGGAGGCAAGCGATGAGATCTAAAAAGACGGCACTGGTTTTCGCCGGAAGCCCATCTCTGGCGGACCTTTCATCATCGGATTCACTGAAGGCGACCATAGGCCTGCCTTCGGAGATGGGAGATCTGGAGGTAGTAGAGTGGAGCCGACAGCCCAGCAGCCACTACACCATACGGGTAACCACCGACCTGCTGGAGCTCTTAAGATCCCTGGTAAACGAGGGCTTCGACGGCATAGCGGTGGCGAGCGGCACCGACGTGATGGAGGAGATGGCCTACCTGGTGGACCTGCTTTGGCCGTATCCGCAGCCGGTGGTGTTCGCCGGGTTGGGGTCTCCGGCAAGGCACGGCAGCAACGAGGGAGTCATAAACCTGCGTCAGGCGGTTTTATCCGCCTCCTCCGAGGAGTGCTGGGGGATGGGGGTCACCATCTTCTCCCGAGGGGAGCTCTTCGCCGCCTCCGAGGCTTGTAAATACTACAGCCATCGGGGGCATGACTTCGCCGCTCCCGGCATGGGCCCGGTGGGCGAGGTGGTTCAAAACAGGGTGTACGTTAACAGGATACCCAAGAGGCCAAGGGTCATAGACAGACCGGTGGTACCCGCCAAGGACGTGGAGGTTCTCTACGCATCTTTGGGGGGCGGAGAGCTGGTGCTGGGACATCTATCCAGGGACGAATCCCTGAAGGGCCTGGTGCTTGGGGGCTTTGGGACCGGCAATGTGCCGCCCCCTTGGATACCGCACCTTAAGAACATAATCCGCCGCAGGGTCCCGGTGGTAATAACCTCCCGCTGCCAGTTGGGCAGGGTGCTGCCCCTTTACGATTTCGAAGGATCCGCCAAGAGGCTCATAGACATGGGGGCCATAGACGGCGGCACGCTAAGACCCGTCCAGGCTAGGCTCCGCCTGTCCGTGGCGGTGGGAGCCGGCATGGAGGAACAGCAGATAAGGGAGTACATGTTGAGCTAGCCCCAAAGGGTAGAAACGCCGGCCCAAGGACCTAAAGCTAAAGGCTGCGGCTCCTTGGACCGGCGTGGTCTTTCACGTCATCGCCGCGTAAGCCCAACGCAAAGGCCCCATCAAGCCTTCTTTATTTTTTTATATCCCCCACCGAAGCTCCAGTGTAACCCTTAAGCTCCTCCGGGGACACGGGGAAGAAAGAGTGGTCATCGCCCGCCGCAGCCCAGACGACATCGTAAAGGAACAGGTCCTCGTCCATGAGGGCCCTTATGGGGAACTGATACCCCACCGGCGGCACGCCTCCGGGCTTGAAGGGGGTAAGGGCCACCACTTCATCGTAAGTGGCCATCCGAATCCTTTTGAGCCCCAAAAGCCCCGCGGCCTTCTTAAGGTCCAAACGGTTAGTGCCGCTCATAAGTGCCAACACCAGCTCCCCCCGGTCCATGAGGAGGATGCTCTTAAGGATCCTGCCCTCCTCCACCCCAACGGCCCTTGAGGCGTCCTGCACGGTGTGGATCGTTTCCGCTGACTTAAAGACCCTTCCGCCATACCCCATCTCCTTAAGCCTGGACTCCACGAGCTCCACCGCATCGGGGGAACATGCCATCGTTAAGACCTCCTTGCACAAAAGTATAAGGCCAACATCTGATATACTCTTCCGAGCCAAAGTTTAGCACTCAGCGAAGGGTAAGCCTCAGTTTCAAGGTTCCAACATCCCCAAGGATCCGGGGGCTGGCTCAAAAATCCAGAAAGGGGCGTGATCCGGTGAAGAGTAGGGCCGATCACCTATCCACCATGATAGGCTGCGCCGCCGCCTGGGCCTCCGCAACGGAGGTGCTTATATGCCCCAAGCCAGGCCTGGTGGATCCCAGCGATCCGGGCTGCCACGACGACATGGACTGGACCCACTTCCTTTTGAGCTGTTCGGCCCTGGCGGGCTTTTGGAGCAGGCAGGCCCAGGTGGGGCTCATGGGCATGACCGGGGAGGCGGCCCTTGGAACGCTA includes these proteins:
- a CDS encoding acylphosphatase, which translates into the protein MDQPRGGVWVVDFQDEFSQREHVVARRVLVTGHVQGVGFRRFVQMKALAMGVRGFVRNVGLESVEALLVGKPSAVEALCGLIEQGPPWARVERFECREVPLEAVGEQEGFRVLPTVGEGE
- a CDS encoding lactate utilization protein, which translates into the protein MADLMSHKAKADEVLAEGVAQKLRGRGFQAWVVRDAQEALAKVLELVPEGASVGIPGSVTIRQIGLPEALDRRGNRVIHHWKEMTPEERKRVLVEEICADVFLSSVNALSQEGLIVNVDGTGNRVAGISFGPGKLILVAGINKITWDLESALKRAKASAAPNGLRLNSSVPCAKTGTCVDCQVPDRMCRVVSILERCPAGRDAHVIIVLQELGY
- a CDS encoding asparaginase, which gives rise to MRSKKTALVFAGSPSLADLSSSDSLKATIGLPSEMGDLEVVEWSRQPSSHYTIRVTTDLLELLRSLVNEGFDGIAVASGTDVMEEMAYLVDLLWPYPQPVVFAGLGSPARHGSNEGVINLRQAVLSASSEECWGMGVTIFSRGELFAASEACKYYSHRGHDFAAPGMGPVGEVVQNRVYVNRIPKRPRVIDRPVVPAKDVEVLYASLGGGELVLGHLSRDESLKGLVLGGFGTGNVPPPWIPHLKNIIRRRVPVVITSRCQLGRVLPLYDFEGSAKRLIDMGAIDGGTLRPVQARLRLSVAVGAGMEEQQIREYMLS
- a CDS encoding YbaK/EbsC family protein — its product is MACSPDAVELVESRLKEMGYGGRVFKSAETIHTVQDASRAVGVEEGRILKSILLMDRGELVLALMSGTNRLDLKKAAGLLGLKRIRMATYDEVVALTPFKPGGVPPVGYQFPIRALMDEDLFLYDVVWAAAGDDHSFFPVSPEELKGYTGASVGDIKK